A genomic segment from uncultured Desulfuromonas sp. encodes:
- the cimA gene encoding citramalate synthase, giving the protein MDQVLLYDTTLRDGTQAEDISFLVTDKVRIAQRLDDLGVHYIEGGWPGSNPKDISFFEEIKKVTLKQAKIAAFGSTRRAKTTPEQDNNIQTLIAADPDVVTIFGKTWDFHVHEALRITLEENLELINDSLVYLKKHIPEVIYDAEHFFDGYKANPEYALKTLKAAEDAGVDCIVLCDTNGGTLPHEFPEIMAAVRDAVSTPLGIHAHNDSECAVANSLMAVACGAVHIQGTLNGFGERCGNANLCSIIPALKLKMGKQSVSDEQLKSLRLVSRHIYELANLIPNKHQPYVGNSAFAHKGGVHVSAIQRHPETYEHIRPEQVGNTTRVLVSDLSGRANILAKAEQFGINLDSKDPVTLEILEDIKDMENKGYQFEGAEASFELLMRRALGTLRHYFSVIGFRVIDTKEKECDKPLSEATVKVKVGGRVEHTAAEGEGPVNALDNALRKALEHFYPQLKEMSLFDYKVRVLPSGEGTASVTRVLIESGDDDTRWGTVGVSDNIIDASYHALIDALQYKLIKDTK; this is encoded by the coding sequence ATGGATCAGGTATTGCTGTATGACACCACATTGCGTGATGGCACACAGGCTGAAGATATTTCGTTTCTGGTGACCGACAAGGTGCGGATCGCCCAGCGTCTTGATGATCTGGGAGTTCATTATATTGAGGGGGGCTGGCCCGGCTCCAACCCGAAAGATATCTCTTTTTTCGAGGAGATTAAAAAAGTAACCCTCAAGCAGGCCAAAATTGCTGCATTTGGCTCAACCCGTCGCGCCAAAACGACTCCGGAACAGGATAATAATATTCAGACCCTGATTGCGGCCGATCCTGATGTAGTCACGATTTTCGGCAAAACCTGGGATTTCCATGTTCACGAGGCGTTACGAATCACGCTTGAAGAAAATCTTGAGCTGATCAATGACTCTCTGGTCTATCTGAAAAAACATATTCCTGAAGTGATCTATGATGCCGAACATTTTTTTGACGGCTACAAGGCCAACCCGGAATATGCGTTAAAGACACTCAAAGCAGCTGAAGATGCTGGGGTTGATTGCATTGTTCTCTGTGATACCAATGGCGGGACATTGCCGCATGAGTTCCCCGAAATCATGGCCGCTGTTCGAGACGCAGTGTCAACACCATTGGGTATTCACGCGCACAATGACAGCGAGTGTGCGGTTGCCAACTCTTTGATGGCTGTGGCTTGCGGTGCTGTACATATTCAGGGAACATTGAACGGCTTTGGTGAGCGTTGTGGCAATGCCAATCTGTGCTCGATTATTCCGGCATTAAAACTCAAAATGGGAAAACAAAGTGTCAGTGATGAGCAGTTGAAGTCCTTGCGCCTTGTTTCGCGTCATATCTATGAACTGGCCAACCTGATTCCCAACAAACATCAACCTTATGTGGGGAATTCCGCCTTTGCCCATAAGGGGGGCGTGCACGTTTCGGCGATACAGAGGCATCCGGAAACCTATGAGCATATCCGACCGGAACAGGTGGGCAACACGACAAGGGTTCTGGTGTCCGATCTCTCGGGGCGCGCTAATATCCTGGCCAAAGCCGAACAGTTTGGTATTAATCTCGATAGCAAAGACCCCGTGACCCTTGAAATTCTTGAAGATATCAAGGATATGGAGAATAAGGGCTATCAGTTTGAAGGGGCTGAAGCATCGTTTGAACTGCTGATGCGTCGAGCGTTGGGAACATTGCGTCACTATTTCTCCGTCATCGGTTTCAGGGTTATCGACACCAAGGAGAAGGAGTGCGACAAACCTCTTTCTGAAGCGACTGTCAAGGTGAAGGTCGGTGGGCGTGTCGAACACACCGCAGCAGAAGGAGAAGGTCCTGTTAATGCACTGGATAACGCATTACGTAAAGCGTTGGAGCATTTTTATCCACAACTTAAAGAGATGAGCCTGTTTGATTATAAGGTTCGTGTTCTGCCCAGTGGCGAGGGGACAGCCTCCGTGACACGCGTGCTGATTGAGTCAGGCGATGACGATACCCGGTGGGGAACTGTTGGCGTCAGCGACAATATTATTGACGCGTCTTACCATGCCCTGATTGATGCATTGCAGTACAAGTTGATCAAAGATACGAAGTAA
- a CDS encoding aspartate kinase: MALVVQKYGGTSVGTTDKIRNVAKRVARTYDEGNDVVVIVSAMAGETNKLVALSQEMCEFPSEREYDVLVSTGEQVTIALLSMCLQSMGYKAKSYLGHQIPIKTDNASSRARIKEIGDENIREDLKNGSIVVVAGFQGVDDEGNITTLGRGGSDTSAVAVAAGLKADVCEIYTDVDGVYTTDPRIVPDASKIEKISYEEMLEMASLGAKVLQIRSVEFAKKYNVVIHVRSSFNDNPGTLVMKEDAEMETVLVSGVTCNKDEAKISVLRIPDHPGIAAGIFSPLTEANITVDMIIQNVSNEGFTDLTFTVPKGDLKKALKLIEETAEKVGAGGVTSDDKVAKVSIIGVGMRSHCGVASKMFSALSAEGVNIQMISTSEIKISCVIEDKYTELAVRVLHDAFELGSQGE; encoded by the coding sequence ATGGCTCTGGTTGTTCAGAAATACGGCGGAACATCCGTCGGTACGACCGACAAGATTCGTAATGTCGCCAAGCGGGTTGCCCGCACCTACGATGAAGGGAACGATGTCGTGGTTATTGTTTCTGCGATGGCAGGAGAAACCAATAAATTGGTTGCGTTGTCGCAGGAAATGTGTGAATTCCCCAGTGAGCGCGAGTACGATGTGCTGGTTTCGACTGGCGAACAGGTCACCATTGCACTGTTGTCCATGTGCTTGCAATCAATGGGCTACAAGGCCAAAAGTTATCTTGGCCATCAGATTCCCATCAAGACGGACAATGCGTCATCACGTGCCCGTATCAAAGAAATTGGCGATGAAAATATCCGTGAAGATCTGAAGAACGGGTCTATCGTTGTTGTTGCCGGTTTCCAGGGGGTTGATGATGAAGGGAATATCACGACCTTGGGACGTGGCGGCTCTGACACGTCAGCCGTTGCCGTAGCAGCAGGTCTCAAAGCAGATGTCTGTGAAATTTATACCGATGTTGACGGCGTTTATACGACAGACCCGCGCATCGTCCCCGATGCCAGTAAAATCGAGAAAATTTCCTATGAGGAAATGCTTGAGATGGCCTCTCTGGGCGCTAAAGTATTGCAGATCCGTTCCGTTGAATTTGCGAAAAAATATAACGTTGTGATTCACGTCCGTTCCAGCTTTAACGACAATCCTGGAACCCTGGTGATGAAGGAGGATGCTGAGATGGAGACCGTACTGGTTTCAGGAGTAACCTGTAATAAAGATGAAGCAAAGATTTCCGTATTGCGTATTCCCGACCATCCGGGGATTGCCGCAGGAATCTTTTCTCCGCTGACGGAAGCCAATATTACCGTCGATATGATTATCCAGAACGTTTCCAATGAGGGGTTCACCGACCTGACCTTCACGGTGCCCAAAGGTGATCTGAAAAAAGCCCTTAAGCTGATTGAGGAAACGGCTGAAAAAGTTGGTGCCGGTGGTGTAACCTCCGACGACAAAGTCGCCAAGGTGTCCATTATTGGCGTTGGTATGCGCTCTCATTGCGGTGTTGCCAGCAAAATGTTCAGTGCCTTGTCCGCTGAAGGTGTCAATATTCAGATGATTTCTACCAGCGAAATCAAAATTTCCTGTGTCATCGAAGATAAATACACTGAGCTGGCCGTCCGTGTTCTGCACGATGCCTTTGAATTGGGTAGCCAGGGCGAATAG
- the tsaE gene encoding tRNA (adenosine(37)-N6)-threonylcarbamoyltransferase complex ATPase subunit type 1 TsaE → MLLLDLNSSSEQQTLQLGAALGEILSAGSLVLLRGDLGAGKTCLASGIARGLGVAPSVPITSPTYTLLNCYDGRLPLYHFDLYRLAGEEELEELGFDEYFHGDGIALVEWPERCPALEDAALLIDMTYIDEKQRHLVIHASAGFCQEHARSCQSIRRLGEML, encoded by the coding sequence GTGCTTCTGCTGGATCTGAACAGTTCAAGTGAACAACAGACGCTCCAGCTTGGGGCGGCGCTGGGGGAAATCCTTTCTGCTGGAAGCCTGGTTTTGTTGCGTGGTGATCTTGGCGCCGGGAAGACCTGTCTGGCTAGCGGAATTGCTCGCGGTCTTGGTGTGGCGCCCTCTGTTCCCATTACCAGTCCGACCTACACCTTGTTGAATTGCTATGACGGTCGTTTGCCTTTGTATCATTTTGATCTTTACCGTCTTGCTGGAGAAGAGGAGCTGGAAGAACTGGGGTTTGATGAGTATTTTCATGGTGATGGCATCGCCTTGGTGGAATGGCCAGAGCGTTGTCCTGCGCTTGAAGATGCGGCTCTGCTGATTGACATGACCTATATTGATGAAAAACAGCGGCATCTTGTTATTCATGCCTCAGCTGGTTTTTGTCAGGAACACGCGAGGAGCTGCCAGTCCATTCGCCGTTTAGGAGAAATGCTGTAG
- a CDS encoding CBS domain-containing protein, which translates to MLKAKDIMTVDVYTVQESTEIKEFAALLEKTGVSTMPVVDSDNSLVGVVSATDLIDRDKPLHIPTVVSLFDWVIYLESEKNFEEQVQRITAQTVGEICTKPAISCGPETPVSEIADLMVTKKIHLIPVVEGDQLVGVVARLDIVKSMGA; encoded by the coding sequence ATGCTTAAAGCTAAAGATATTATGACGGTTGATGTCTATACGGTTCAGGAATCCACCGAGATTAAAGAGTTTGCCGCTTTGTTGGAAAAGACCGGCGTCAGTACCATGCCGGTTGTGGATAGTGACAACTCCCTGGTTGGTGTCGTCAGTGCGACGGATTTGATTGATCGAGATAAGCCGTTACATATTCCCACGGTTGTTTCTCTGTTCGATTGGGTGATCTATCTTGAAAGCGAAAAGAACTTTGAAGAACAGGTGCAACGCATTACGGCCCAAACCGTTGGTGAAATCTGTACGAAACCGGCCATTTCATGTGGGCCGGAAACCCCGGTGAGTGAGATTGCCGATTTGATGGTCACCAAAAAAATACATCTTATCCCTGTTGTGGAGGGTGATCAGTTGGTTGGGGTGGTCGCCCGCCTGGATATTGTCAAATCTATGGGAGCCTGA
- a CDS encoding NAD(P)H-hydrate dehydratase, whose protein sequence is MKLVSAQQMRQLDQAAIQEFGVPGIVLMENAGHGAARIIDDRYQPLFPGPVFVVAGKGNNGGDGYVIARHLENWGWMVKTVVLADHDAIQGDAAVNLNILINSQADLEFAPDSASFAALSETWDDAVLLIDAVFGNGLNSEVKGHYRLAIEWMNAYPAPVAAVDMPSGVEATSGRILGAAVEADCSLSFAFAKLGQVCYPAQQCSGELYVVDLGMPQCLCDSVSCQYALVDTALASSLVPSRHDDDHKGTFGHVFVVAGSVGKVGAARMTAHAALRGGAGLVSVAIDRELVGQLMAETPELMSRPLLGEDGQLTEACFDALKMAWSDMSVLAVGPGLGTTETIAKLVVRLVAECPLPLVLDADALTALSGQLDCLAQRKAAAVITPHPGEMARLTGRSISDVQENRIEVARQFAREYGVVVLLKGAHTVIVDGERVWINSSGNSGMASAGMGDVLTGMIAAFVSQGVAPFEAAALSAYLHGAAADLCRKQYGSVGYLAGDVLVTIPVARQLLQEECDA, encoded by the coding sequence ATGAAACTCGTGTCAGCACAGCAAATGCGTCAGTTGGATCAGGCGGCGATTCAGGAGTTCGGTGTCCCCGGCATCGTGTTGATGGAAAATGCCGGCCACGGTGCTGCCCGTATTATTGACGATCGTTATCAGCCTCTGTTCCCTGGACCGGTATTTGTCGTTGCCGGCAAGGGGAATAATGGTGGCGATGGCTATGTCATTGCCCGGCATCTGGAGAATTGGGGGTGGATGGTGAAAACCGTCGTACTCGCTGACCATGATGCTATTCAGGGAGATGCTGCCGTTAACCTGAACATTTTGATCAACAGTCAGGCGGATCTCGAATTTGCCCCGGATAGCGCGTCTTTTGCCGCGTTGTCGGAAACGTGGGATGACGCCGTACTTTTGATTGATGCCGTGTTCGGCAATGGTCTTAACAGTGAAGTGAAAGGTCATTATCGGCTGGCAATTGAATGGATGAATGCCTATCCGGCACCCGTCGCTGCTGTTGATATGCCTTCAGGGGTGGAAGCGACCAGCGGTCGCATCCTCGGTGCGGCGGTAGAAGCGGATTGTTCACTAAGTTTTGCTTTTGCAAAACTCGGGCAGGTCTGCTATCCGGCTCAGCAGTGTAGTGGTGAGCTGTATGTCGTTGATCTCGGTATGCCTCAGTGCCTGTGTGATTCAGTTTCGTGTCAATACGCTCTTGTTGATACAGCGCTGGCTTCATCGCTGGTGCCGTCACGACATGATGATGATCACAAGGGAACCTTTGGCCACGTGTTTGTGGTGGCCGGATCTGTTGGCAAGGTGGGAGCGGCGCGCATGACGGCGCATGCCGCACTGCGTGGCGGAGCAGGGTTGGTCAGTGTTGCCATTGACCGTGAATTGGTTGGGCAACTTATGGCGGAAACGCCGGAACTGATGTCGCGACCACTGCTCGGAGAGGATGGTCAATTGACAGAAGCTTGTTTCGATGCCCTCAAAATGGCTTGGTCGGATATGTCTGTCCTGGCTGTTGGTCCGGGATTGGGGACAACCGAAACGATTGCGAAATTGGTGGTCCGTCTGGTGGCGGAATGCCCGTTGCCTCTGGTTCTTGATGCCGATGCGCTTACCGCTTTGAGTGGGCAGTTGGACTGCCTGGCACAGCGTAAAGCCGCTGCAGTCATCACGCCTCATCCGGGGGAAATGGCTCGTCTCACCGGGCGCAGTATCAGTGACGTTCAGGAGAACAGAATTGAAGTCGCCCGGCAATTCGCCCGCGAGTACGGTGTGGTTGTTTTACTCAAAGGCGCCCATACCGTGATCGTCGATGGTGAGCGGGTGTGGATCAACAGTAGTGGAAACAGTGGCATGGCCAGTGCCGGGATGGGGGATGTTCTGACCGGTATGATCGCTGCGTTTGTTTCGCAGGGTGTTGCCCCCTTTGAAGCTGCGGCGCTGTCAGCCTATCTGCATGGAGCCGCTGCCGACTTGTGCCGCAAACAATATGGTTCTGTCGGCTATCTGGCTGGTGATGTGCTGGTAACCATCCCTGTCGCACGTCAATTACTTCAGGAGGAATGTGATGCTTAA
- the acpS gene encoding holo-ACP synthase translates to MAIAGLGTDIVEVERFNRFIAEDNQTLLRRLFTAEELAYALPRKCAAQHLAARFACKEAFVKALGLGMRDGMTWHDIAVTRDALGAPSLLLTGRAAEIFAQRQLVAHHVSYSHESQWAVATVIVEGR, encoded by the coding sequence GTGGCTATTGCCGGGCTCGGAACGGATATTGTCGAGGTTGAACGTTTTAACCGATTTATTGCCGAAGACAACCAGACGCTGCTGCGGCGACTGTTTACGGCGGAGGAGTTAGCTTATGCGCTACCGCGAAAGTGTGCAGCTCAGCATCTTGCCGCCCGCTTCGCCTGCAAGGAAGCCTTTGTTAAAGCGTTGGGGCTGGGAATGCGCGACGGTATGACCTGGCATGATATCGCGGTAACACGTGATGCTTTAGGGGCTCCTTCATTGCTGCTGACAGGACGAGCGGCTGAGATCTTCGCTCAGCGGCAGCTGGTGGCACATCATGTTTCTTACAGCCATGAAAGCCAATGGGCGGTGGCGACGGTCATTGTGGAGGGACGATGA
- a CDS encoding pyridoxine 5'-phosphate synthase, which produces MARLGVNVDHVATIRQARGTSEPDPVVAAALAELAGADGITVHLREDRRHIQDRDVEILRQTVKTALNLEMAATDEMVAIACRLRPDCVTLVPEKRQELTTEGGLDVAAHSQHLKDVIARLQQSGIVVSLFVDPDLKQIDQSFQVGTDTIEIHTGLYCDAPTRGAQLAELAKIEKAIHEAKHAGLGINAGHGLNYRNIQDVVALGVIEEFNIGHSIISRAVLVGFDQAVREMKALVAG; this is translated from the coding sequence ATGGCACGTTTGGGAGTCAATGTTGACCATGTAGCAACAATTCGTCAAGCGCGCGGGACTTCGGAGCCTGATCCCGTTGTCGCTGCTGCGTTGGCTGAGCTGGCCGGTGCTGACGGAATTACCGTCCACCTTCGTGAAGATCGACGGCACATTCAGGACCGCGACGTTGAAATTTTGCGTCAGACGGTGAAAACAGCACTCAATCTTGAAATGGCCGCTACCGATGAAATGGTGGCCATCGCTTGTCGACTGCGTCCTGACTGTGTCACGTTGGTGCCGGAAAAACGTCAGGAGCTGACAACGGAAGGCGGTCTGGATGTTGCGGCACATTCGCAGCATCTTAAAGACGTTATTGCTCGTTTGCAGCAAAGCGGTATTGTCGTCAGTCTGTTTGTCGATCCCGATCTGAAACAGATTGATCAGTCCTTTCAGGTCGGTACGGACACCATTGAAATTCATACCGGACTGTATTGCGATGCTCCGACCCGTGGCGCTCAATTGGCCGAACTGGCCAAGATCGAAAAAGCGATTCATGAAGCCAAACATGCCGGACTCGGTATTAATGCCGGCCATGGTCTCAATTACCGCAATATTCAGGACGTGGTCGCTTTGGGTGTCATTGAGGAGTTCAATATCGGTCACAGTATTATCTCGAGAGCCGTGCTGGTTGGTTTTGATCAGGCGGTTCGCGAAATGAAGGCGTTGGTAGCGGGGTAA
- the glmM gene encoding phosphoglucosamine mutase, translated as MTKKLFGTDGVRGVANVYPMTSEIAMQLGRAVAYLFKGSDKRRRIVIGKDTRLSGYMIENAMASGICSMGVDVQLVGPLPTPGIAFITRSMRADAGVVISASHNPYQDNGIKFFSNEGLKLPDEMELKLEQLLFSEELDVLRPTADEVGRAFRIDDATGRYIVFLKHAFPRDLDLRGMKIVVDCANGAAYKVAPAVFEELGADVVRLGVSPNGININAGCGSLFPAQLAEAVKEHGADVGVALDGDADRVIFVDEGGREIDGDHIMAVCATHLLEQGKLAHKTVVATVMSNMGLDIAMQRVGGTVVKTAVGDRYVVEEMLKKGYNFGGEQSGHMIFFDHNTTGDGVLSALQTLAIMRRTGKPLSELAQVMTALPQLLVNVRVKERVDLSTVPAVQQVIDASNEALGASGRVLIRYSGTEPLLRIMLEGENDQQIQRLADDIADAVVTHLQGTREGA; from the coding sequence ATGACAAAAAAATTATTTGGTACTGATGGTGTGCGTGGTGTCGCCAATGTGTATCCGATGACCTCGGAAATTGCCATGCAACTTGGCCGCGCAGTGGCGTATCTTTTTAAGGGCTCTGACAAACGGCGCAGAATTGTAATCGGCAAAGATACCCGCCTTTCCGGTTATATGATTGAGAATGCCATGGCTTCAGGGATTTGCTCCATGGGCGTCGATGTTCAGCTGGTTGGCCCTTTGCCGACGCCGGGTATTGCGTTTATCACCCGCTCCATGCGTGCAGACGCTGGCGTTGTGATCTCGGCCTCCCATAATCCCTATCAGGATAACGGCATCAAGTTTTTTTCCAACGAAGGCCTCAAACTTCCGGATGAGATGGAGTTGAAACTCGAACAGTTGCTTTTTTCCGAAGAGCTCGATGTCCTGCGTCCGACAGCGGATGAAGTGGGACGTGCTTTTCGTATTGATGATGCCACCGGGCGCTATATTGTTTTCCTTAAACACGCATTTCCGCGTGACCTAGACCTGCGTGGAATGAAAATTGTGGTCGACTGTGCTAATGGTGCGGCATACAAAGTGGCTCCGGCTGTGTTTGAAGAACTAGGTGCGGATGTGGTGCGCCTTGGTGTGTCGCCGAATGGGATCAATATTAATGCCGGTTGTGGATCACTGTTTCCTGCACAGCTGGCCGAGGCGGTCAAAGAACACGGAGCCGATGTTGGTGTGGCTCTTGACGGTGATGCCGACCGGGTGATTTTCGTGGATGAAGGCGGCCGCGAAATTGATGGTGATCATATCATGGCCGTGTGTGCCACCCATCTGCTGGAACAGGGAAAATTGGCCCATAAAACTGTTGTTGCGACGGTTATGAGCAATATGGGGCTTGATATTGCCATGCAGCGTGTGGGTGGTACGGTTGTTAAAACGGCTGTCGGCGACCGCTATGTGGTCGAGGAGATGCTGAAAAAGGGCTACAACTTTGGCGGCGAGCAATCAGGGCATATGATCTTCTTTGATCATAATACGACCGGAGATGGTGTCCTTTCTGCTCTGCAGACGCTGGCGATCATGCGTCGAACCGGCAAGCCGTTGTCTGAGCTGGCGCAAGTAATGACAGCCCTGCCGCAGTTACTGGTCAATGTTCGCGTCAAAGAGAGGGTAGACCTCTCGACGGTTCCGGCGGTGCAGCAGGTAATTGATGCCTCTAATGAAGCGTTGGGGGCGAGCGGGCGTGTCTTGATCCGTTATTCAGGAACCGAGCCTTTATTGCGTATTATGCTTGAAGGCGAGAATGACCAACAGATTCAACGGCTGGCTGATGACATTGCCGATGCCGTTGTCACTCATTTGCAAGGAACCAGGGAAGGAGCATAA
- a CDS encoding CdaR family protein yields the protein MLQLITRNWHLKLLSLVFSFLLWLFVTGEQKAEVGYSVPLELKNVPANLMVANEVPSLVNLRISGPRTLLSNLEPSALSLSVNLRGLEPGLTTFKRLDENLNLPSALKVVRLSPSYVEVKLERIRERSVPVNVVLTGEPLPGQKVLATVATPDVVTIRGAESEVKQVDHVDTEPLDIAGIREDFIMTVPVDFRGTYTELSDRKTVEVEVHFVYELPPETESQELPQEPQSPVDPPSTIN from the coding sequence ATGCTGCAATTGATCACCCGCAATTGGCATTTAAAACTGTTGTCGCTGGTTTTTTCTTTCCTTTTGTGGCTGTTTGTCACCGGTGAACAGAAAGCTGAAGTGGGCTATTCAGTGCCACTGGAGCTGAAGAATGTCCCCGCCAATCTGATGGTTGCCAATGAAGTTCCCAGTCTGGTAAATCTGCGGATCAGTGGGCCACGGACGTTATTGTCCAATCTTGAACCTTCCGCATTGAGTCTGTCCGTTAATTTACGTGGGCTTGAGCCAGGGCTGACCACCTTTAAACGGTTGGATGAGAACCTCAATCTTCCCAGCGCCCTCAAGGTGGTGCGACTGTCACCTTCCTATGTTGAAGTTAAACTGGAACGGATTCGTGAGCGTAGCGTACCGGTGAATGTGGTGTTGACTGGTGAGCCTCTTCCTGGGCAGAAAGTTTTGGCAACGGTGGCAACGCCGGATGTCGTCACCATCCGAGGTGCCGAGAGTGAGGTGAAACAGGTCGACCATGTTGATACTGAGCCTCTCGATATTGCCGGGATCCGTGAAGATTTTATCATGACGGTGCCAGTCGATTTTCGTGGCACCTATACAGAATTGTCCGACCGTAAAACGGTCGAAGTGGAAGTTCACTTTGTTTACGAACTCCCCCCCGAAACAGAGTCGCAGGAGCTGCCGCAAGAGCCGCAATCTCCTGTCGATCCGCCTTCGACGATCAATTAA
- the cdaA gene encoding diadenylate cyclase CdaA, translating into MGMFDQMMKEFRWMLDALDIALVAFIIYRIILLIKGTRAVQMLIGLAVLLVVFVASQLAGLYTLQWLLDSFLTSIILVVVVIFQSDIRRALMHVGRNPFFADVSYREETRVVDELVTASVNLANKKIGALIVIERETGLKGFLEVGVEIDAKVSSDLICAIFIPYSPIHDGALVLQQGRLKKAGCFLPLSQDPDISKNLGTRHRAAIGLTEMVDAVAIVVSEETGKISVVVGARMTRDLDSTSLRRILTRLLDPGKKG; encoded by the coding sequence ATGGGTATGTTCGATCAGATGATGAAAGAGTTCAGATGGATGCTCGATGCCCTCGACATCGCTCTGGTTGCGTTCATTATCTATCGGATTATTCTGTTGATCAAAGGGACCCGTGCTGTTCAGATGCTGATTGGCTTAGCGGTGCTGCTGGTTGTCTTTGTCGCCTCTCAACTGGCCGGGTTGTACACGCTTCAGTGGCTTCTCGACAGTTTTCTGACCTCCATTATCCTGGTGGTGGTCGTCATTTTCCAAAGCGATATCCGTCGTGCACTCATGCATGTTGGGCGAAATCCCTTTTTTGCCGATGTTTCCTATCGTGAAGAGACCCGTGTCGTTGATGAACTGGTTACCGCGTCGGTCAATCTGGCCAACAAAAAAATCGGTGCACTGATTGTTATTGAACGGGAAACCGGTTTAAAGGGGTTTCTTGAGGTTGGTGTTGAGATTGATGCGAAGGTCTCCTCCGATCTGATTTGTGCCATTTTTATCCCCTATTCGCCAATCCATGACGGAGCCCTGGTCTTACAACAGGGGCGGCTGAAAAAGGCGGGCTGCTTTTTGCCCTTGTCTCAAGATCCGGATATCAGTAAAAACCTGGGCACCCGTCATCGGGCGGCCATTGGACTGACGGAAATGGTCGATGCTGTTGCCATTGTTGTGTCGGAAGAAACTGGAAAGATCTCCGTTGTCGTCGGTGCCAGAATGACTCGGGATCTCGATTCTACCTCGTTACGGCGGATACTCACCCGCTTGCTTGACCCGGGTAAAAAAGGTTAG
- the folP gene encoding dihydropteroate synthase gives MSLQPRLVQLHTEQQVRRQLEAIQVDPCGIKLMTDKALHVNLLLEKVSCVAANILKQEMLALGGDAAVARGTVACSVEHTDVLLMGTRKQLAHLVARLPRQPFGLKQLASELEVLLGSVKTASFLLGRSCRLDLSRPQVMGIINVTPDSFYDGGVCCDLDAVLRQAERQVEEGADLFDVGGESTRPGTDLISADLELERVVPVVEALHQRFDLPISVDTNKACVAESSLDHGAEFVNDISGLTFDAGMAKVVAKKNAGVFVMHTRGGPDVMQKDTAYRDLLTEVIGSLQDSIALAQEAGIAAERISVDPGIGFGKSVSGNLELLRRLDEVAGLGYPVLIGTSRKSFIGAVLDQPEPAQRLFGSLASVAVAAAKGARIFRVHDVGPTRQTVDLAWAINQDNVMA, from the coding sequence ATGTCACTGCAACCCCGGCTGGTGCAGCTGCACACGGAACAACAGGTCCGTCGCCAGCTGGAAGCAATACAGGTTGATCCATGTGGCATCAAGTTGATGACCGACAAGGCGTTGCACGTCAACCTGTTGCTGGAAAAAGTCAGCTGTGTGGCGGCCAATATCCTCAAGCAGGAGATGCTGGCTCTTGGTGGTGATGCTGCCGTAGCACGAGGTACGGTGGCCTGTTCCGTCGAACATACTGATGTTCTGTTGATGGGAACGCGTAAACAGCTGGCACACCTTGTTGCGCGTTTGCCTCGTCAGCCCTTTGGGTTGAAACAGTTGGCCTCGGAGCTGGAAGTACTCCTCGGTTCAGTGAAAACGGCGTCTTTTTTGTTGGGCCGGTCCTGTCGACTGGATCTGTCCCGTCCTCAGGTGATGGGCATCATCAACGTGACACCGGATTCGTTTTATGACGGTGGGGTGTGCTGTGACCTTGATGCGGTGTTGCGACAAGCGGAGCGCCAGGTGGAAGAGGGTGCCGACCTGTTTGATGTTGGTGGCGAAAGCACTCGCCCCGGAACAGATCTGATCTCTGCAGATCTGGAGTTGGAACGGGTTGTCCCCGTGGTGGAGGCACTCCACCAGCGTTTTGATTTGCCGATCTCCGTGGATACAAACAAAGCCTGTGTTGCGGAGTCGTCTCTGGATCATGGTGCTGAATTTGTCAATGATATCAGCGGGCTGACGTTTGACGCTGGCATGGCCAAGGTGGTTGCGAAAAAAAATGCCGGTGTTTTTGTCATGCATACCCGCGGTGGTCCGGATGTCATGCAAAAGGACACGGCTTATCGTGATTTGCTCACTGAAGTGATTGGGTCGTTACAAGACTCGATTGCTTTGGCGCAAGAGGCCGGTATTGCTGCTGAGCGAATCAGTGTTGATCCGGGAATCGGGTTTGGTAAATCAGTTTCAGGCAATCTGGAGTTGTTGCGGCGCCTGGATGAAGTTGCCGGGCTGGGCTATCCCGTTTTGATCGGAACGTCACGCAAAAGCTTTATCGGCGCAGTTCTCGATCAGCCGGAACCGGCACAGCGCCTGTTCGGCTCTTTAGCGAGCGTGGCTGTGGCTGCCGCTAAAGGGGCGCGGATTTTCCGTGTGCATGATGTCGGTCCAACCCGTCAGACTGTTGATTTGGCTTGGGCGATCAATCAAGATAATGTTATGGCATAG